In a single window of the Gossypium hirsutum isolate 1008001.06 chromosome A13, Gossypium_hirsutum_v2.1, whole genome shotgun sequence genome:
- the LOC107894471 gene encoding uncharacterized protein, which produces MDSAVLNGRMARWQILLSEFDVVYVNQKAVKGSAIAEFLTSRALDDYEPLNFDFPNEDLMYAATVKKDFQESGPWKLSFDGASNAIGNGIGAVLVSPSGDYYPFTSKLDFDCTNNMAEYEACIMGIRAAIKWKIKVLEVYGDSALVIYQLKGEWETRDPKLVRYRKLVMKLIEEFDSVTFSYLPRDENQMADALATLASMFKVNKLEDMKPIQISIYEAPAHCCNIDNEEGKDDHPWYHDILRYVKSREYPDHATENDKKTLRRLTIDYVLDGEILYKKGKDQVLLRCVDTVEAKEILEEVHEVFYPQLKRKWPKVARKRWGWRPRFRKYTVWRISLTLMGMASFIHRSAEMPGKFLIL; this is translated from the exons atggaTTCAGCCGttctgaatggaagaatggctcgATGGCAAATTCTTCTATCTGAATTTGAcgtagtctatgtgaaccagaaggcggtcaaagggagtgcaatagcggaATTCCTAACAAGTAGGGCTCTCgatgattatgagccattgaacttcgatttcccaaatgaggatttgATGTATGCCGCAACCGTAAAGAAAGATTTCCAAGAAAGTGGTCCTTGGAAGTTGAGTTTTgacggagcttcaaatgctataggCAACGGAATTGGTGCAGTACTCGTGTCCCCTAGTGGAGATTATTATCCTTTCACTAGCAAATTGGACTTTgactgcacaaataatatggctgagtatgaagcttgcattaTGGGCATTCGGGCAGCCATAAAGTGGAAAATTAAGGTGCTAGAGGTATACGGGGACTCTGCATTAGTAATTTACCAGCTCAAGggggaatgggaaacaagagacccgaaGTTGGTTCGCTATCGAAAATTGGTTATGAAATTGATCGAGGAATTTGATAGTGTCACCTTTAGTTacctcccacgagatgaaaaccagatggcagatgctttggccACTTTAGCCTCCATGTTTAAAGTGAACAAATTAGAAGATATGAAGCCTATCCAGATCAGCATCTATGAGGCTCCAGCCCATTGTTGCAACATTGACAATGAAGAGGGaaaggatgatcacccttggtaccatgacatattgcgatatgtgaagaGTCGCGAGTACCCTGACCATGCGACAGAAAATGATAAGAAGACATTAAGGAGATTAACCATTGACTATGTCCTTGATGgggaaattttgtataaaaaaggaaaagatcaagtactgttaaggtgTGTGGATACTGTTGAGGCAAaggaaattttggaagaagtgcaTGAAG TTTTCTACCCTCAGCTTAAGAGAAAGTGGCCAAAGGTGGCGAGGAAGAGATGGGGTTGGAGGCCACGGTTCAGGAAGTATACAGTTTGGAGAATATCCCTAACATTGATGGGGATGGCCTCATTTATCCACCGTAGCGCCGAGATGCCAGGGAAGTTCTTGATCCTTTGA